A DNA window from Micromonospora sp. NBC_01739 contains the following coding sequences:
- a CDS encoding sensor histidine kinase has translation MNAEPLLQMTLRVEQDIFVVRQRGREVATAVGLEHQDQVRIATALSEVARDLLRSVGGADVEFAIANTPDGRHHLWVDLVPVGPLPQGRYEPQSGAVARLVDTLTVVAPAGDTVVRMSRRIPATAQSLTPQGLEQLRAQLGQSAPGTAEEELAAQNSQLIAALDEVRTQRDELARLNEELEQTNRGVLALYHQLTDELEETNRGVVALYAELDDKSVQLRSASESKSRFLANVSHELRAPVTAIIGLARLLTDSASDPLTVEQERQVGLIRSSASDLLSLVNELLDLAKAESGRLEPNWTEVDLRALFGQLRGTLRALHTASEVDLVVEEPPTPATIRTDEMLLAQVLRNLLHNGLKFTARGEVRLRAERSGDSWRLVVSDTGAGIPAELQDRVFEEFYQVPGPSRVGGTGLGLPYARRLATLLGGTLELSSEVGRGSTLTVTLPANGM, from the coding sequence ATGAACGCCGAACCGCTGTTGCAGATGACCCTGCGGGTGGAGCAGGACATCTTCGTGGTTCGCCAGCGGGGCCGGGAGGTGGCCACCGCGGTCGGCCTGGAGCACCAGGACCAGGTCCGGATCGCCACCGCCCTGAGCGAGGTGGCCCGGGATCTGCTGCGCAGTGTCGGCGGCGCCGATGTGGAGTTCGCCATCGCGAACACCCCGGACGGGCGACACCACCTGTGGGTCGACCTGGTCCCGGTCGGCCCACTGCCGCAGGGGCGGTACGAGCCGCAGTCCGGTGCGGTGGCGCGCCTGGTGGACACGTTGACCGTGGTGGCTCCGGCGGGGGATACGGTCGTGAGGATGTCACGACGTATCCCGGCCACCGCGCAGTCGCTCACCCCACAGGGCCTTGAGCAGTTGCGGGCCCAACTGGGGCAGAGCGCACCGGGGACCGCGGAGGAGGAACTCGCCGCCCAGAACTCGCAGCTGATCGCCGCCCTGGACGAGGTACGCACCCAACGCGACGAACTGGCGCGGCTCAACGAGGAACTGGAGCAGACCAACCGGGGCGTACTGGCGCTCTATCATCAGCTCACCGACGAGCTGGAGGAGACCAACCGGGGTGTGGTGGCCCTGTACGCCGAGTTGGACGACAAGTCCGTGCAGCTGCGCTCGGCCAGCGAGTCGAAGAGCCGGTTCCTGGCCAACGTCAGCCACGAACTGCGGGCACCGGTGACCGCGATCATCGGGCTGGCCCGGTTGCTCACCGATTCCGCCTCCGACCCCCTGACAGTGGAGCAGGAACGCCAGGTCGGCCTGATCCGATCCTCGGCCTCGGATCTGCTCTCGCTGGTCAACGAGCTGCTGGATCTGGCCAAGGCGGAGTCCGGTCGACTGGAACCGAACTGGACCGAGGTGGACCTGCGGGCCCTGTTCGGTCAGCTACGCGGCACCCTCCGGGCCCTGCACACCGCCTCCGAGGTGGACCTGGTGGTGGAGGAACCCCCCACCCCCGCCACCATCCGTACCGACGAGATGCTGCTCGCCCAGGTGCTGCGCAACCTGCTGCACAACGGTCTGAAGTTCACCGCCCGGGGTGAGGTGCGGCTGCGCGCCGAGCGGTCCGGCGACAGCTGGAGACTCGTCGTCTCCGACACCGGCGCAGGCATCCCGGCGGAGTTGCAGGACCGAGTGTTCGAGGAGTTCTACCAGGTGCCCGGCCCCTCCCGGGTCGGCGGCACCGGCCTGGGTCTGCCGTACGCCCGGCGGTTGGCCACCCTGCTGGGCGGCACCCTGGAACTGTCCAGTGAGGTCGGCCGGGGCAGCACCCTGACGGTCACCCTGCCAGCGAACGGGATGTGA
- a CDS encoding ATP-binding protein yields the protein MTSGVDLSRPQAQTVGSDEDVVRVRQLVRTVAVAVKLSLVDQTKVVTAASELARNTLVYGGGGTVEVAVVDNGRRPGISIVFADSGPGIADLDLALTDGYTTGGGLGLGLSGARRLVDEFDIQTAPGQGTRITITKWSR from the coding sequence GTGACCAGCGGGGTCGACCTGAGCCGGCCGCAGGCGCAGACGGTCGGCAGCGACGAGGACGTGGTACGCGTCCGGCAACTGGTGCGTACGGTGGCGGTGGCCGTCAAGCTCTCCCTGGTAGACCAGACCAAGGTGGTCACCGCGGCCAGCGAACTCGCCCGCAACACCCTGGTCTACGGCGGCGGTGGCACGGTCGAGGTGGCCGTCGTGGACAACGGCCGCCGTCCCGGCATCAGCATCGTCTTCGCCGACTCCGGCCCCGGCATCGCCGACCTGGACCTCGCCCTGACCGACGGGTACACCACCGGTGGCGGTCTGGGCCTGGGCCTCAGCGGGGCCCGGCGGTTGGTGGACGAGTTCGACATCCAGACCGCGCCCGGTCAGGGCACCAGGATCACCATCACCAAGTGGTCCCGGTGA
- a CDS encoding SpoIIE family protein phosphatase yields MVPVTAEPVSDRGTWFRVETGSAGSAVRRAAERLGAQLGLPDSRIADLAIVTAELTSNLIKHADDGVLLLRPVRRELDAGVELVAVDSGPGMADLTDSARDGHSTTGTLGIGLGAIVRQASWFDAYSRPGRGTVIVVQVFADPVTERPWAGGITRPLTGETVSGDGYAWRIVGVRRQLLVTDGLGHGPLAAAATDAALAAFRAAPDAAPAEVVGHLHRALSHTRGAALAVAEPDPATGLLRYAGLGNISGVVATGDGRQRGLVSLPGIAGHQRPAIRQYEYPFDPGSLLVMHSDGVVDRWRLADQPGLSGRSPLVVAATLLREAGVRRDDAGVLVARSW; encoded by the coding sequence GTGGTCCCGGTGACGGCCGAACCGGTCTCCGACCGGGGCACCTGGTTCCGGGTGGAGACCGGCAGCGCCGGCAGTGCGGTGCGACGGGCGGCCGAACGCCTGGGCGCGCAGTTGGGGCTGCCGGACAGCCGGATCGCCGACCTGGCCATCGTCACGGCGGAGCTGACCAGCAACCTGATCAAGCACGCCGACGACGGGGTGCTGCTGCTCCGGCCGGTACGCCGCGAGCTGGACGCCGGGGTGGAACTGGTAGCGGTCGACTCCGGGCCCGGCATGGCCGACCTGACCGACTCCGCCCGCGACGGTCACTCCACCACCGGCACCCTGGGTATCGGCCTGGGGGCGATCGTCCGGCAGGCCAGCTGGTTCGACGCGTACTCGCGGCCGGGTCGAGGAACGGTCATCGTCGTGCAGGTGTTCGCCGACCCGGTGACCGAACGGCCCTGGGCCGGCGGAATCACCCGGCCGCTGACCGGGGAGACGGTCAGCGGAGACGGATACGCCTGGCGGATCGTCGGCGTACGCCGTCAGCTGCTGGTCACCGACGGCCTGGGGCACGGGCCGTTGGCCGCCGCCGCCACCGACGCCGCCCTTGCCGCCTTCCGGGCCGCCCCGGACGCCGCCCCGGCCGAGGTGGTCGGCCACCTGCACCGGGCCCTGTCGCACACCCGCGGCGCGGCGCTGGCCGTGGCCGAGCCGGACCCGGCGACCGGGTTGCTGCGGTACGCCGGATTGGGCAACATCAGCGGGGTGGTTGCCACCGGGGACGGTCGGCAGCGGGGGCTGGTCTCCCTGCCCGGCATCGCCGGACATCAACGCCCGGCCATCCGACAGTACGAGTATCCGTTCGACCCCGGCAGCCTGCTGGTCATGCACAGCGACGGGGTGGTCGACCGCTGGCGGCTGGCCGACCAGCCCGGACTGTCCGGGCGGTCACCGTTGGTGGTGGCCGCCACCCTGTTGCGCGAGGCCGGCGTCCGGCGCGACGACGCCGGTGTGTTGGTGGCGAGGTCCTGGTGA
- a CDS encoding STAS domain-containing protein — protein sequence MALSTDESGRLAGLLTSHVDQVTQRWTEVVAAQLRGRLSQTELRQQVQELHRALVDALGKGAADLAAEEATELRAVLAELSRGQARQGFSAAETATGVFALKDALLSVMETDESAGTLRDYVAFGTLVDQMGLFTFESFVRTRESLIADQAEQLLELSTPVVKLWEGVVAVPLVGTLDSARAQVVMERLLQTLVDTSSPYAIIDITGVPAVDTQVAQHILKTVVAARLMGADCIISGIRPQIAQTIVALGIEFGDIATKASLADALRHVLRLTGVETGRRQPRREA from the coding sequence ATGGCGTTGAGCACTGACGAAAGCGGCCGGCTGGCTGGTCTGCTAACCAGCCATGTCGATCAGGTCACGCAACGGTGGACCGAGGTCGTCGCGGCGCAGCTTCGTGGCCGTCTCAGCCAGACCGAACTGCGTCAGCAGGTGCAGGAGCTGCACCGCGCCCTGGTCGACGCGCTCGGCAAGGGCGCCGCCGACCTGGCCGCCGAGGAGGCCACCGAACTGCGTGCGGTCCTCGCCGAACTGTCCCGGGGGCAGGCCCGCCAGGGCTTCTCCGCCGCCGAGACCGCCACCGGTGTGTTCGCCCTCAAGGACGCCCTGTTGAGCGTGATGGAGACCGACGAGAGCGCCGGGACCCTGCGCGACTACGTAGCCTTCGGCACCCTGGTCGACCAGATGGGCCTGTTCACCTTCGAGAGCTTCGTGCGGACCCGGGAGAGCCTGATCGCCGACCAGGCCGAGCAGTTGCTGGAGCTGTCCACTCCGGTGGTCAAGCTCTGGGAAGGCGTGGTGGCGGTGCCGCTGGTCGGCACCCTGGACTCGGCTCGCGCCCAGGTGGTCATGGAGCGACTGCTGCAGACCCTGGTGGACACCAGCTCGCCGTACGCGATCATCGACATCACCGGGGTGCCGGCGGTGGACACCCAGGTCGCCCAGCACATCCTGAAGACCGTGGTGGCCGCCCGGCTGATGGGCGCCGACTGCATCATCTCCGGCATCCGACCCCAGATCGCCCAGACCATCGTCGCGCTGGGCATCGAGTTCGGTGACATCGCCACCAAGGCCAGTCTGGCCGACGCGCTGCGCCATGTGCTGCGGCTCACCGGGGTCGAGACCGGCCGCCGCCAGCCGCGTCGGGAGGCGTGA